In the Trueperaceae bacterium genome, one interval contains:
- a CDS encoding Crp/Fnr family transcriptional regulator has product MLNALDPLALHKDCNAVEIVPDTLALPTRTLESDGVLYEADRNANSLYIVNYGVLKAVVPTSLGRDRIADLYGPGDVLGLAALGNATHPETVMVVHEACLTPIDPSQAMNDRKLRDYIMTSMAGQISRAREMLNEAEMPVGARVTRALLRLAKRFGKPSNEAEGVKLPLALTHEDLADLTGSSRVTITRILGELRAEGVLSGTRGVYVANLEGLERATDDYVMQVL; this is encoded by the coding sequence ATGCTAAATGCCCTCGATCCCCTCGCACTGCACAAAGATTGCAATGCCGTTGAAATAGTCCCAGATACCTTGGCTTTGCCCACGCGCACCTTGGAGTCTGATGGAGTGCTGTATGAAGCCGATCGTAATGCTAACAGCCTTTATATAGTCAATTACGGAGTCCTTAAGGCCGTAGTGCCTACAAGCCTTGGTCGAGATCGGATAGCTGATCTTTATGGGCCAGGTGATGTCCTGGGCTTGGCTGCTTTGGGCAATGCAACTCATCCTGAGACCGTGATGGTAGTGCACGAGGCCTGTCTTACTCCAATCGATCCAAGTCAAGCTATGAACGATCGAAAGCTTCGCGATTACATCATGACAAGCATGGCGGGGCAAATAAGTCGGGCGAGGGAGATGCTTAATGAAGCAGAGATGCCAGTTGGCGCGCGAGTTACTCGTGCACTTTTGCGATTGGCTAAGCGCTTTGGGAAGCCGAGTAACGAGGCCGAAGGGGTGAAGTTACCGCTGGCGCTGACTCATGAGGATTTAGCAGACCTTACGGGAAGTAGTAGAGTAACCATTACCCGTATCCTGGGTGAGTTAAGAGCAGAAGGAGTTTTGAGTGGCACAAGAGGGGTCTACGTCGCAAATCTTGAGGGGCTTGAACGCGCTACTGATGATTATGTTATGCAGGTGCTTTGA